The proteins below are encoded in one region of Numenius arquata chromosome W, bNumArq3.hap1.1, whole genome shotgun sequence:
- the LOC141476774 gene encoding LOW QUALITY PROTEIN: adenosine 5'-monophosphoramidase HINT1-like (The sequence of the model RefSeq protein was modified relative to this genomic sequence to represent the inferred CDS: deleted 1 base in 1 codon) produces the protein MEKAEGRSTTRRGSLRGLANVFSLHPQVGSLRAPRARKLPEPRGREQAKTTDETANRDAGSAGGDLAAQWAPRRAWPSGGSAGATTGVVVADELIGARAAWPGGATAVFGKIIGKALPANVAYEDEECLAFRDLSPQAPTLLLVMPKEPVIRLSEAEDSGECLLGHLMTVGKKRAAHLGLANGFRMVVDEGPEGGQPVCRVHLRILGGRQLGWPPG, from the exons ATGGAGAAGGCCGAG GGTCGCAGCACTACACGGCGCGGATCCCTCCGCGGACTCGCCAacgtcttctccctccacccccaggtcgGATCCCTCCGCGCCCCGAGGGCACGCAAGCTCCCTGAGCCCCG GGGACGGGAACAAGCGAAAACGACAGACGAGACAGCCAATCGAGACGCGGGGTCGGCCGGCGGCGATCTGGCGGCCCAATGGGCGCCGCGGAGGGCCTGGCCGAGCGGAGGAAGCGCGGGGGCGACAACGGGCGTTGTCGTGGCTGACGAGCTTATTGGGGCGCGGGCCGCCTGGCCCGGTGGCGCCACTGCTGTCTTCGGAAAGATCATCGGCAAGGCGCTT CCCGCCAACGTCGCCTACGAGGACGAGGAG tgccttgcgttccgtgatctttccccccaagctccgacgcttctcctagtcatgcctaaggagccagttatcaggttatctgaagcagaagattctgGTGAATGC ctgcttgggcatttaatgactgttggcaagaagcgtgctgctcacctgggcctGGCCAATGGATTCCGGATGGTTGTGGATGAAGGGCCCGAGGGTGGGCAGCCTGTGTGTCGCGTACATCTACGTATTCTGGGTGGCCGTCAGTTGGGCTGGCCGCCTGGCTAA